One genomic region from uncultured Subdoligranulum sp. encodes:
- a CDS encoding AEC family transporter, translating to MDIVWILAEQIGLFVIYIVVGILLVKTRVLTRDTLETISRFVVKLAMPVMIFTNTVDGVNRSSLLSSLSLLGLTALLYICTFVMARLMAAAFRLQGDRAQVYRALTMFGNVGFMGIPIVSSIFPDYGMLYIAVFTIIDQMVLWTLGVKLTTPGGKGSFDPKKMINPCTVAIVLSVVMVLTGLKLPSLLNTALDKIGATATPLAMIYLGGVFACMKVVRYLRIREYYGIVAIKMLLFPLVFYFLLGFLPLNPNIHLTISLLASLPAMSSIVMMAQASGSEGDYAMGGILVTTVCSIVTIPLACLLMQLMG from the coding sequence ATGGATATCGTGTGGATTCTGGCCGAACAGATCGGCCTGTTCGTGATCTATATTGTGGTGGGCATCCTGCTGGTCAAGACCCGCGTGCTGACCCGGGATACCCTGGAAACCATCTCCCGCTTCGTGGTGAAGCTGGCCATGCCCGTCATGATCTTCACCAACACGGTGGATGGCGTGAACCGTTCGTCGCTGCTGAGTTCCCTCTCGCTGCTGGGCCTCACGGCGCTGCTCTACATCTGTACCTTTGTGATGGCCAGGCTGATGGCCGCCGCCTTCCGGCTCCAGGGCGACCGCGCCCAGGTCTACCGCGCCCTGACCATGTTCGGCAACGTGGGCTTCATGGGCATCCCCATCGTCTCCAGCATCTTCCCCGACTACGGCATGCTCTACATCGCCGTCTTCACCATCATCGACCAGATGGTGCTCTGGACGCTGGGCGTCAAGCTCACCACCCCCGGCGGCAAGGGCTCCTTTGACCCCAAAAAGATGATCAACCCCTGCACGGTGGCCATCGTGCTGTCGGTGGTGATGGTCCTCACCGGGCTGAAACTGCCGTCGCTGCTCAACACCGCCCTGGACAAAATCGGCGCCACCGCCACCCCGCTGGCCATGATTTATCTGGGCGGTGTCTTCGCCTGCATGAAGGTGGTGCGGTATCTGCGCATCCGGGAATACTACGGCATCGTGGCCATTAAAATGCTGCTCTTCCCGCTGGTCTTCTACTTCCTGCTGGGCTTCCTGCCCCTCAACCCCAACATCCATCTGACCATCTCCTTGCTGGCCTCCCTGCCCGCCATGTCCTCCATCGTCATGATGGCCCAGGCCTCCGGCTCGGAGGGGGACTACGCCATGGGCGGCATCCTGGTCACCACCGTCTGCTCCATCGTCACCATCCCGCTGGCCTGTCTGCTCATGCAGCTGATGGGCTGA
- a CDS encoding IS256 family transposase → MAVTGSFTCGNEAVNKLVANSIWSQKGNFCDIPTDCPTRERAGWTGDMGVFIETGLTLMDCYPVVAKWLVECRLNQYPDGRMANIAPPNSRPGYMTPMLCMSAGWGDAAILVPYALYQRTGDRRILADNYGMMQRWYAFLLGRAQQTTEEQQGGEYAKYTVLNGPDYGEWCEPGVTPMQAMATPRKSVGTAYLAYSGRLLAEIAAVLGHQEDANRYRDTADKAAKAYRAAFTENGTIHSDRQCEYVRPIAFGLLDEAECRAAADTLNRMVVDNGYHLNTGFLSTPYLCGVLARYGYTDTAYRLLLQPEAPGWLYEVGKSANTVWETWTGIDAEGKPHESLNHYSYERNEQRQGYRSGHYNRNLTTTSGDVILRVPKLKGISFETAIIERYRRRESSVEEALIEMYLAGVSVRRVEDITEALWGSKVSPSTISELNKKAYVHIEDWRNRPLQGGRYPYVYVDGIYLRRNWGGEFENVAILVAIAVNEDGYREVLGAAEGMKEDKASWVNFFQWLRGRGLDGVKLVVGDKCLGMLEAVGEVFPEAKYQRCTVHFYRNVFAVTPRSKAKLVAKMLKAIHAQESKKAARDKARAVVEELRSMKLKEAAKKVEDGIEETLTYCDFPSEHWTRIRTNNVIERLNREIRRRTRVVGSFPDGNSALMLVCARLRHVAGTQWGNKKYMNMKHLEAAFEGTSIAG, encoded by the coding sequence ATGGCGGTGACCGGCTCCTTCACCTGCGGCAATGAGGCGGTGAACAAGCTGGTGGCCAACAGCATCTGGAGCCAGAAGGGCAACTTCTGCGACATTCCCACCGACTGCCCCACCCGGGAGCGGGCGGGCTGGACCGGGGACATGGGGGTCTTCATCGAGACCGGCCTGACGCTGATGGACTGCTACCCGGTGGTGGCCAAGTGGCTGGTGGAATGCCGCCTGAACCAGTACCCTGACGGCCGGATGGCCAACATTGCCCCGCCCAACAGCCGCCCCGGGTATATGACCCCCATGCTGTGCATGTCCGCCGGGTGGGGCGACGCGGCGATTCTCGTGCCCTACGCCCTCTACCAGCGCACCGGCGACCGCCGCATCCTGGCCGACAACTACGGGATGATGCAGCGGTGGTACGCCTTTCTGCTGGGCCGTGCCCAACAGACCACCGAAGAACAGCAGGGCGGTGAATACGCCAAGTATACGGTGCTCAACGGGCCGGACTACGGCGAGTGGTGCGAGCCGGGGGTGACCCCCATGCAGGCCATGGCCACCCCCCGCAAGAGCGTGGGCACGGCCTACCTGGCCTACTCGGGACGGCTGCTAGCCGAGATCGCAGCCGTGCTGGGCCACCAGGAGGACGCGAACCGGTACCGGGACACCGCCGATAAGGCGGCCAAGGCCTACCGGGCGGCCTTCACCGAAAACGGCACCATCCATTCGGACCGCCAGTGCGAGTATGTGCGGCCCATCGCCTTCGGCCTGCTGGACGAGGCGGAATGCCGGGCAGCCGCCGATACTCTCAACCGGATGGTGGTGGACAACGGCTACCATCTGAACACCGGCTTTCTCTCCACGCCCTACCTGTGCGGCGTGCTGGCCCGGTACGGCTACACCGACACCGCCTACCGGCTGCTGCTCCAGCCGGAGGCCCCGGGCTGGCTGTACGAGGTCGGCAAGAGCGCCAACACGGTGTGGGAGACCTGGACCGGCATCGACGCCGAGGGCAAGCCCCACGAATCGCTGAACCACTATTCCTATGAGCGTAATGAGCAGCGTCAGGGTTATCGTAGCGGTCACTACAACCGTAATCTCACTACCACTTCCGGAGATGTTATCCTCAGGGTTCCCAAGCTCAAGGGCATCTCTTTTGAAACCGCCATCATTGAGCGGTATCGCCGCCGCGAAAGCAGCGTAGAAGAAGCACTCATCGAGATGTACCTGGCAGGCGTATCCGTCCGGCGCGTGGAAGATATTACCGAGGCCCTGTGGGGCAGCAAGGTGTCGCCGTCTACCATTAGTGAGCTGAACAAGAAAGCGTATGTCCACATCGAGGATTGGCGGAACCGCCCTCTGCAAGGCGGACGGTATCCGTATGTCTACGTGGATGGAATCTACCTGCGCCGCAACTGGGGCGGAGAGTTTGAAAATGTAGCTATTCTGGTAGCCATTGCGGTCAACGAGGATGGCTACCGCGAGGTTCTTGGTGCAGCCGAGGGCATGAAAGAAGACAAGGCCAGTTGGGTCAATTTCTTTCAGTGGCTCCGCGGCCGTGGTTTGGATGGGGTTAAATTGGTGGTTGGTGACAAGTGCCTTGGGATGTTGGAGGCTGTGGGTGAAGTGTTCCCCGAGGCTAAATACCAACGGTGTACAGTCCACTTTTACCGGAATGTGTTTGCTGTTACACCGCGTTCCAAGGCAAAGCTGGTGGCCAAGATGCTCAAAGCGATCCACGCCCAGGAAAGTAAAAAAGCTGCTCGAGATAAAGCCAGAGCTGTGGTAGAAGAACTGCGCTCCATGAAGCTGAAAGAAGCGGCCAAGAAGGTGGAGGACGGCATTGAAGAAACGCTGACCTACTGCGATTTTCCCAGCGAACATTGGACTCGTATCCGCACCAACAACGTCATTGAACGGCTGAACCGGGAGATCCGCCGCCGCACTCGCGTGGTGGGTAGTTTTCCGGACGGCAATTCAGCCCTTATGCTGGTTTGTGCCCGGCTGCGCCATGTGGCTGGTACCCAGTGGGGCAACAAAAAGTACATGAACATGAAGCATCTGGAGGCAGCCTTTGAGGGCACCTCCATTGCCGGCTGA